The sequence caaccaatcggttttcacctctgatgagcgcacctatatcagggcgATATcatgccgggcagcaggtgacagggggcatataaacattaaaaatgtcgagctcggaatcgcctgtccggacagctatgccttgacattctaaggtgctgtccctgcggacAATCCCTTCATCAATGAGACGCATGCACTGTGtagtggactataaacgctaggccaccaccattgtctcgctcacgatcatgtctgtgcacgttatagccatccctggggATCAGAGAGGACCTAACGTGCAGCTTGGTttcctggaccgcagctattttgATACTTTGtcggctcatgaagtcgacaatctcgtcgaccttactcgtgagtccgttgcagttaaaCTGTAGAAGCTTAAAGCGTCTAGGTAAGGTCGTTGTAGCTCGACGGATGAGGGACACGTGGGGTTGCCTACGTTGGGCCTGCTGTGCAATCCGCTGTAGTTGTTGCAGCCTGATgatggtgggcggccgcgccacGGGGGGCCGTTGcggctgcagagctctgcaacAGGGAGCAACGTAGTCCGTTATGCGATCACGGGTTGTGCGCAAGATTTGCATTTGACTAATGCCAGATTCCAGattacggtctgacacacggaacagactgtgcgggggacgaAGTGCTCCTGGTttgggggagttgtgttgctccgataggctgcctaccgtggaggtgtgggttgtggtggcggttggtggtGCCGTCCTATCAGGGGGAGTAGTAGCCGTGGAGGCCTCggacgcctgctggcgggagcaacacgaggCCATACGTGTGGACCATTCCCTatgtgtcttaaggcctgaacagttCTTAAGATGGCTCCACCTGTTGCACTTATTACACCCAACCGAGGTGGAACTCGGATGGTGCCGTTTATGGCAGACGCAGCAATAAAATACATTCTGGCCCAGAGTTGGATTCAattccagccctgaggagaagcacTTGGAGCAAGGTTGCTGCAaggagttgctcctgtgacgtaaggggtaTGGTGATatgctgttcactagacagggctaattTGCTGAgacggcagcccttggtcgggaaaaacccgagtcatgcCGGTAACAtggaaccggctgccatgggaatatcctcaacatcctctctgcatttcctgcttTTGTCCGCGTTACCAAtgcctatcttgtacgcatgagCCGCCAATAGGTTATCACCTGTCACcttacctatgatagttctgcagtcttttcgcgagagcgtaaccacgaattgagtcagttttttgtactttgtgctacacataacttttgctgttttgtatgtggtcagattagttccctagcttccactcgccttttcatgcagtcatccatttcgttgtatattatatttagcagttttggtatgtcgttctcttgttaagaaggtagtctaacagcactgtttgctatctcatctactatttcgttcccaatAATGCCTtcgtgaccaggtacccagtagatatgcagcttactgtttgcggctagcctttctatggcttcCATGCTTCgttaaacatttttggacttaatacaatatgagcttattgcttttattgcagcttgactgttcacgtatatataatattaattgttgagttctttcttgcttttgtgtaagctagctccgcggctttccccacagcaaaaacttccgcttggaaaatactgctgtggtctggcagcttgacaGGCTGCTAAACCCTAATTTTGAACAGTAAATGCCCGCTCCCTCTCCGTTTAATactttagagccgtctgtgcaGATATGAAAAgtcctatggccaggcttcatgtctttatgccatccctcctcttcaatagtagtacgaaaccttctctcccaactaaagtacggagtcaagttgtctgtgcaacctgaagtCTTCTTTCCTCTTTAGCTATGTCCGAAGGTTCCACAGctgaatactccagcagccactaacctcctcgcggatttcgctgccagattttccgccataaggtcaataggtggcatgctgagtatcatttccagcgccgccgttggacgGGTTTTCATTGcttctgttatgcacagagcagcgagccgcagaatcctttccagtggcattaagtatgtcagtgtTTTTGGCTCAGTCCACTATACTAAGGCCCTATACAGctatatcggtctaactactgtcgtgtagcaccaatgcagcAGTGAGGGTGCCAAACCCCAAGTAACAACCCCAAGTAACACCCACATGAGTACAGCGCGTTACTGACatttttcaccctttcctcaacattgtgcttctacagcaatttactgtttagtattactccgaggtaccgcGCATGATTTttagaagtagttcgttgttgcctagcttcgagAGGTTCCACGCCGGGACTTTATACTTCCTTGTAAAAAGtatcatttccttttttttcgcgtttatcCCTAAccctgcgcgagatgtccattggtgtacaGTTTTAAGAGTATTGTTCATCACATGAcggatggtgtccaggtactttccggTAACTAATATAGCTATATAATCTGCATATGGCACTAATTTTGGTGCCCCCCGTCAAATTTCTTGAGCGGTTCATTtgcgatagtaccccaccttgcggagtacctctgcgTGCATATTTGGTAACGCTTGTATCGTTCCACTCCGCTTTTATCTACTGAAGCTGAATGGTCGCAGTAGAATGCTCGTTAGCGTTGGCCCACAttggtggggatgggaagagcagCGAAGGTTTCCTCTGTGAATCCCTAGAAACCGGCCCAATTTTTATTAACGTTATATAGATTCAGCAGATTTACTGCTGTTTAAGTTTCATATCTGCTGAACCTATGTTAACATACATGAAAATTGGGCCGGTTTCTAGGAATTCACAGagcaccgatgtgcgcgcacgCTAAAGagcattccgcaaggtgatcACTGTTATTACGACTCGCTTTATTTCAGCTGGAAGGATAAGGGCATACGTCCCACTTTCCAAGCCGAAGAAGTAGTTTTAGCAAACGAGTGTGACCGCGTACGCCAGGCTGATTCCGGTGGTCCCCGAATAAAGGATATCGATTTGAAGATCCGGCAGCTGGTCATCCAGCAAAAGCGAAACAAATAGGAGAAGCACTTGAAGACCTGCAACCACACTTCGTCGGTCCACCGACAAGGTGACAATCCCATTTAAAACAAGTGCAAAGTGCAACCGTTTCGCCAGACCCAAGAAGACCCGCGAGAATTTTCAGCCGGCAATTCACTTTACACTCTTCGGTCAATAGGTCCAAGCGTCGTGcgaccagacggctgcacaagcTGTCGAGCAActgtgcgccacttactttctcctgCGATGGATTTCAAAGAGCCATCAGAAAGGGAAGAGCCTCTAAAGCCACGGCCCTAGTGGACtaacatgctgatgctgaaaaatcTGGGTCCATTGTGAGTAGGATATCTTGCAAAGGTATTCAACGTGTCCATGACCCTTTCGTAATTCCTCTGAAGTGGAAAGGGAggggtcccactactgaaacctgccgtcctactcccactctactcGAAACATCTGACCCCAGCCACACATCAGAATGAATCCCGCAAAGTACACAGTACCATCATAGCACTCACCGCCACAAACACCCACATAATCCGCCCCTACGAGAGTactgtcctagtagcgctgaacttgaagaaggctttcgatacagtcagccacgctaCTGGATGATATTCTACAGTCGACCGCCCCGCCGAAATTGAAAAGTTGATATTCTCTCTGGACTCAAATTGTCGAAACAGCACtggacctaccgttagatgagttagacgctGACGGtcggtgactacaccgcactggcaGAGTTTAGTAaactgctaaaacaacaacatctaTGAAATTCCTGCCGGAGGGTGGGACATGTTCGAATTATAGAAATGTACATAATCTTGTAAAACACTCTGTATTACCCCTATGTTACGAATGATGACAGTGTGAATGCTTTGAAGAAGTCTTACGGTATTAGGACAGTTCATTCACACCACACAGTTTATGGCTTTAAGCACCATTTTGTTGTGTAAGTTGTAATTACCTGACCGTAATATTAATTGTGTTGCGAATGAAATATACAATTTGGTTCGCGCAAAATGTGTTACGTTGTATAAggttaaatttatttgcattacaaagccaaataaatataaaaataatataatagtatCCGTTCGGAATGCTTAACTgccatgtaattttatttgaaaatttccaagCAAAAAAAATGGTCCAATAAACCATGACTTCATCTTGATAAGTCCTCTTAAACCATTACTTGTTAGTAAACTAGTGATATCAAAACACCGGAAATAATCATTAATTAGCCAGCCATGAGGACTCTTTTGCATTATTTCATAGGTTATtccaattgaaagaaaaaatttaaaaaagatttattaaGGAAACAGATAAGGTAGCTACAattaaaatgcttgttttaaGCCAAAAGTACTACgttatattcataaaaatgtttttaaaattctaGGAACTAAGATTTTTGTTGCTCATTTGATTCCATTTGTCGAAAACTCCAACCACCTTGACCATCGAACTCCAGAATGTGCGTATGGAACTTCCTATAAAAAGTTAGCAAAGTTACacaagaattttatatttttattaatatttaatcctacatatatttgaattaaACTTACCATAATGTTGGTCGATGCGTTATTGTTAATAATGTTATATCCATACTCTTTGCGATTTCATATATTGAACTTTCTACATCAATAGAAACAGCGCTCGTGCATTCATCAAGTAAAGCATATCTTGGCCTAAAAAATGATATAGCTATAAAtggccaaatttttttattattttttacaatgtgTCTCATCCGACGCGAAGCGCATGCATACGTTCTCGTGTATTACACCAGTTTATAAATCGTCAGATGTATACTAGCGCTACGATAGAGCGGTATATTTCACCAGGTTTATTTCCCTTTACGTATTTGAATGTAACTCAAAAATTTATGGGAGTCCCTTAATACTGGAATACTTAAAATGGAATCGCTGTGGTTTATTATACTTTATTATGGGCAAAACTAATACTGAAGCattttgattgttgttgttttaacagtattagtagccctgtcagtgtaggcatatcaccggtcatcttcatctagctcatctaggggtaggcccaggaaacatgctgtttcaacaggttgggtccagagggagaggggtgttagatgagtcggttttagggggcatgtgaagaggtggctagtgtcgtgcggggtaccttcacatgaaggacatgtgtttggaatgtcggggtcgattcacACTACACTGCTACactatccagaacgtagttgtgccagtgttacacgagtctcacggggaagctggagctcttcgtctgcaataggtggtggttggactccgattacggcattcacaggacgggagttcatgaaggtggtgatGGTCTCCCGGTGGATGTCGTTTATTAACTGTCTAAATACtatccggtccagtaggttgcggtcagttttgtcctggatttcatCAGCGTAGTCTAAAaggtgcctcctgacgtgcctgggaggcggctcaggctcaagcaggtgtctgcaggggtgaaacctgcggtaacatccaagcagaaactgcttgctgagcagtttgttgtgctccactactggaagcatttgtgcctcgttatggAGGTGTTGTCCgaatgccagtattttgacatgcgtgtcactagttccaggcgaccagacaggcgcagcatagttcagaaccggccgaccaattgccttaaatgtcgaaagcaacagttctttgtctttgccccaagagcttccggccagcgatttgaggaccttgttccgattttggactttagtggcaattgctgTTGTGTGctcagagaaggagagcaaactgttcAAGGtttcacccaaaattttggtattATTATGGTCCGTCGGAATTGGTgggtcgtcgacttttaccttaaagtacagcttgacctcctttgtccaggtggtaaagagggtcgccgtggacttagtgggggaaagttggagattcctcgcagtgaaaaagcgagaaaggtcggtgaggtagttgttcactttgaaACACAggtcatcgatgtcattgctcgacgccattatcgtgcagtcgtcagtgtatgagatcagggaaactcacGCTGGTGGTTAGGGGAGCTTCGTGATGTAGAActtgaacagcaagggagaagGGACACctccctgcggtacaccttggtttatcttcctctgctttgatgtttgatctcgaaaaatcactgacgagtgacgaccgctcagatagtttgcggaccaactcttcagccctggcgggagtgtcgactgataaatatcatctagtagcgtggaatggctgactgtatcgaaagccttcttctggtccaacgctactaggacactCCTCttgcaggggcggttttggttaagcccgcggtttatctgggcgtttatggcagtgagtgcagtggtggtgctatgcactcgtcggaagccGTGCTGATATgtggctggggccaggtgtttcgtgaagagtcgcagtaggagggcttcaagtgtcttcactactggggaaaggagagttatcggccacTAAGTTTCTCCTTGGTTGGCGGgcttcccaggtttcagtagtgggaccactctccttgctttccacttgtcagggatgatgagagtggccagggacagattgaagacccttgtgaggaatcctactcccagaggtcccagatgcttcagcatcagagcgtttagtccgtcagggccaatggcttttgatgatttcgatttgttgatggccccctgaacctcatcaccgaaGAAAGTAAGTGCCGCACTGTCactcgtcagtttgtgcagccttctggtagcacgaccTTTGGTTCTttcgaccggaggatgcagtatgaaaagccggcaaccgttgaaggtaaTAGCCACCTtctcgttgtgcttcgtcgggttcgacagggacctaacggtggaccagagcttactcaccccagaggtgacgttacaggtcttcaggtgctcaacccatttggtccgcttatgttgatttaccagttgccggatctccaaattgagatcccttatgcggggatacccgggatcggcctggcgtaggtggtcacacTCGTTTGCTAAGCTGACTGGTTTGGCTGGGAAATGGGGACGAGTGTCCTTAAAATTTCCAGCtggaatgaagcgagccgcagcagctgtgagcaccttgcggaatgcgcttTCGCATACGCGCACATTTCATCTTCCACTACACTGCTAATCTTTAATTTAAAGGaacgatatttaaactttttcatatttattacctATCGCAGAGCCCGGTTTAGAAATCAAATcccaaataaaaactttatgtgGCACACACaccttttgttttgtattatactTAGACGAACTTGTCATAGCAACCCAAAATTTATTCAAGCAATACAAATCATGCTCAGCGCCCACTATAAGCGTGTGGCTTTATCCTAgaccagtggtcgccaacccgtcgatcgcgagctaccggtagctcgcgctgctcacgttgcaaaaaatccaaaagtctgaaaatcataccagtattagcaaatttcagaaattttcataataaatagataaacagcggcaacactgcggtaagcgatttcgctccgacaaacacgacgcgaagtcgcgtctccgttctaggatcggctggaaccgattagcgtgttcgagaatttttggctttatatagggttgttcaataggtgcgcttcaacttttttccgatagggagggcgaacgacgcaatattttttattttccgcttgtcatttgtaaacttcattagtatacatttcatcatggaacgctacacacttgagcaacgattgcaaatcgtgcaaattttttatgaaaataatcgttctgttgctgctactttaagagcattacggccattttacggtccatttaacaagctgtcccgttttggggttatgtgaagtcattggtctacagtaacaagccggcgacgatttgtgatctcagagccaatattgaacgcgaaattgctggaatttcggccgatttatgcaaaagagtggtcgaaaattgggttcaacgattggacttcgtgaAACGTGCACGTGGTGGTCAtgtaaaagaaatcgaatttcatacttaaatgtatatgttcacactcgataataaaaaaaaaaattagttaaaaaagtcaaaccgtttgtgttttattcaaaaaagttcaaaagttgaagcgctcttactgaaaaaccctatatatacgcaatgcacgtcgacattgcgctcagtttaatactgaacggcattatcaacgttctgcgtgcagcggttgggttagagttcgaaacattatggcaagcagtagtaagaaggcgaagacataccatttccattcggaacgggaagaacaatacttcttcacagaagttaaagtcaaaagtgtttgtttgttatgtaatacatctgggtcagttcctaaaaaaggaaatattgagaggcatcataaaactgtacagtcgaattttgagaaggcatttctgttaaattctgccaccagaaaagaaaaactgaaacatttaaaaatccagttaattggacagtcaatatttttgaaaacaatcgacaaaaataaggctgcaactgaagcatcttatcgtgtttcccagataattgcacaaaagaaaaaaccttatgaagacggggaaatcataaaacaagcatttttggaagctgcagattctttattcgccaactttagaaataaagacgaaatagtgtctgctataaaatcttagcaactttctgctaatacagtgatgaggcgagtagaagtaatgagtaatgatattttttttacagttaagaagtgacttagataactgtatttatttttcactgcaactggatgaatcaacagatgtagttgacacctcacagatggccatatttgtcaggatggcttttagtgattttacaattaaagaagatcttttgaagtttattccactcaaacaacatactactgggctagaactgttttctcatttaaaaaatcttatctcttctgagaaaattccaatatcaaaaattgtaggcttgacaactgacggtgctccagctatggtgggttgtgataaggggctcgcggcgctatgtcataaggatgaaagttttacacaatttcttagttaccactgtattatacatcagcaggcattatgtggaaattttctaaacttgaacaacgttatgaaactggtggtgaaaattgtgaacaagattagagctcaagcgttacaaagaaggttatttaaaaccttggctgatgaaattgactgtcaatacggagagctacttcttcactctgaagtgcgatggttaagcagaggacgagtgctcaaacgtttcaatgatgtcctgcctgctatactccaatttttcaaagaacgcgatgaaccgattcctgaactggaaaattcgacttggctcagagattttggttttcttgtggacattacagagaaattaaatcaaattatactgcaaatattaaaaaaattatcgatgagtcagaatgtcagccttctcattaaatatgctctttttatctgcccatattttatttacaatatataataatgtactattactgttttgttgttcttttaagtcgcttgtgatttgccattatgaccgcaaaaaattttattacgattgataggtgtgaacatggatgtagttatgcataagtataagcactataagtcataagtttattatatatagaacgtatattagtaaaataaatacatgcattgtatgtcgaatataactgtgtattatttaatttatgttggcttgagcaagtagctcgctgtttatttcaaaatcatgAAAGTAGcacaacacattgaaaaggttggcgaccactgtcCTAGACTACCACTTTGGAAGAAAAGTGAAAGGTCACTTCCTTCCTAATACAAAATTACAACGCACACTTAAAAACGGATGCATGCGAcaattatatacaaattataatacaaaaaaaaaagagtttccaATACTTTTTACTATAAATTTCGCCCCTGAATCTGAATATTAGGTCAGCAAAATAATACAACAAATACTTCATTAAATGTATTTTCAGCCATAACGTGCTTAATAAATTCATGTATGACATTTATAGATCTTTGAATTCCGACGAGTATCTTTGTACGTATATGACTGTTTTTACCTGTGATAAAAAAGACGTGCTATTGCCATACGTTGTTTTTCACCACCGGACAGTATGTCTTTCCAATCCCGGACGACGTGAAAGTTATCACTAAAAATAATCCATGTTAAGTACCCTTGAGAAAGGAAAATatactgtatttttttatttaccgcTGCGCTATTTGTTCCAAACAGACCATTTTCAATATGTCTCGAAGCTCATTTTCAGTAACCCCTTTGCGTATCATATCTTCACGACTATCGGGATAAATAATTTGATCGCAAAGACTGCCTGTCGACATATATGGGCGTTGAGGAATATAAAACATACACAATTTATCCTCAACCGGACGTGGTATGTATAATTCACCAGAATAAATTGGCCACAACCCGCTCAGAATCCGGAATAAGCTTGATTTACCACAGCCATTGGGTCCAGTAATTAGCAGATGCATGCCTTGTTCAATGCAAAGCGTTAGACTTGGTACGACGATGTCGCAATTCGGAGTGATCACAGGCACTGCTCGCACTGTGATTGTCATATCATTTGGGGTATCCGTGTATATGATACGACCTCGCGCAATCGGCTTACCATCTTTGAACTCAATGATGCCATTCATTTCTTTATACTCGACAACGGTGTTTTTATCATAAATCCCTTGCGCTGTCTCTTCGAAAACTTCCATCATTCCGGCAACACGATAAGTATATCCAGCCAATGCTACAATTTCTTTATACGATGACATCAAACGCTCTATGGCATCAGCAGCAGAAATAAGTAAATTTCGTGCGGTGGTTAGATATTGAGTCCGTTCACTGACCGTAGAGTCTAATACCTCCTTCATATCTGGATCTTTAGTCACGATTGTTTTCATAGTTGCGCCGGAAGTTAAAATCGGCAATGAGACCATAACCATACCCGTCCCAGACCACACATATTTCATGAAAAATTGTTCGAGCATGACGAACCATAATTTTTGCGCGAATATATTGTTCATTTGATTAACAAGTCGATTGTAAGCTTGACGCAACTGCTGCAATTCTacctaaaaatatgaaaacaccTGTTTTAGACTACTTTCGTTTTGAACCCCCTACTATTTTGTTTAGTGGTCAGTATCAAATCTGCGCAGCATCTGATTAACGTTTGAACACACCTTGAATACTATAATGTGTGAAAAATGTTCTGCCAGTATAAGCAAGAGTTCGAGAAGGTCATAGAAATAGTACATTTATAATTAAAGTAGAATTCTGCATAGAAACCTCGTTTAAAGGTTCAAGTAATTCAGAAGTTGATGGCAAAAAAAAGatgttgtctgtaaagtcggtttactgacgatagtataacgtgacaacgtcataagaaaatattgatgaaatggttgcaattttcaaaagaaaattttaattttatttgtttgatagatattttgtatggatatagaggaggaggtaaatggaattgcaatggaataggtcaagttacatttacacaaatgtgaaaaatgacaatacatttatcaaattcatgaaagatatcttcaatttcgattgtgcatcagacgttaataagtcaacaacactaagaagcaccgtcatcgatttgcctttttcaagacactttacactcgaaaacactccctttcatttcctactttttctatcatcgtcctattctcaacagagaaatggttcattaccatgcacacaggaagaaggcatatgcaaatacaagtatgtgaatttatatacaaatgcgcatatacatacatatatatgctcactcaagtaggacagagccagatgtcgaacgttgccgaacgcgggggccgattgtgctctttgtcgttcgttcaaTATCAatagaaggcatatgcaaatacaaatacgtgaatttatatatgtacatatgcgcatatacctacatacatatacaggctctcttaagtaggagagagcaagatgtcgaacgttgccgttcgtctgctttgtttgctttgtcgttcgttccgcgctttcgcttgcagttcattcaaggtaacgacaatgagcaaggtaacgacaaatgagcaagataacgacaaatgagcatggtaacgacgaatgagcaaagtaaccacacattttttcgtgcgtgcagccggctaaatcgaattataagacgttatcaagtCAAAAGCGGTCCGTTTCAGGATCGCCTTTCCGTGCGGGTTCTGAAACAGCCGATTGTTCGGCAGCAACTGGATGTAAATCAGCTCTGATTTtagcattaaatttattaaactttttacattAGCCTCATTGTCGCTGTGTCTACACTTGAAGGCATGTAGAAGAGTATGCAAATCAAAACTTTTAGCAAATCTTAAAGCAGAGTAATATCTTTATGCACAGAAATCAGTTCAGGAAGCATTTGGAGAGTTCGAAATAATTTTTCGGAAAAGTCTTGCCCGTGTGAGCCACTGGAATCAAAGAAGATAAACTATTTTCTTTACAATATACTTATAGATTGTAATGTTGTTATATGTTTAGCCttggaataaataaatgaaatactgaaacaaaaaataaataaaacttacttTATG comes from Anastrepha obliqua isolate idAnaObli1 chromosome 6, idAnaObli1_1.0, whole genome shotgun sequence and encodes:
- the LOC129249987 gene encoding ATP-binding cassette sub-family D member 1 is translated as MLIGFALMRSTQKMKANIYSGPILAVAVISLTAHIMRVVSPKFGQLVAEEANRYGYLRHIHSRIITNSEEIAFYGGHKVELQQLRQAYNRLVNQMNNIFAQKLWFVMLEQFFMKYVWSGTGMVMVSLPILTSGATMKTIVTKDPDMKEVLDSTVSERTQYLTTARNLLISAADAIERLMSSYKEIVALAGYTYRVAGMMEVFEETAQGIYDKNTVVEYKEMNGIIEFKDGKPIARGRIIYTDTPNDMTITVRAVPVITPNCDIVVPSLTLCIEQGMHLLITGPNGCGKSSLFRILSGLWPIYSGELYIPRPVEDKLCMFYIPQRPYMSTGSLCDQIIYPDSREDMIRKGVTENELRDILKMVCLEQIAQRDNFHVVRDWKDILSGGEKQRMAIARLFYHRPRYALLDECTSAVSIDVESSIYEIAKSMDITLLTITHRPTLWKFHTHILEFDGQGGWSFRQMESNEQQKS